From the Nodularia sp. NIES-3585 genome, one window contains:
- a CDS encoding MOSC domain-containing protein — translation MPHLAKTLLYPIKSLDGVEVEQAKILASGALEYDREFAIFDEQGRFVNGKRVSKIHLIRSQFDISHRTISLQTPKQNSPQVFHLDEEQPEIAASLSDFLGFAVTLKQNPLLGFPDDTNSPGPTVISTATLTEVASWFPGVNLDQMRRRIRANIEIDGVPAFWEDQLFSQQGHIVSLRVGDVSLFGINPCQRCLVPTRNPDSGEAYPNFQKIFVQQRQATLPDWADSSYFNHFYRLSVNTQLTPSETGKVLQIGSKINIITL, via the coding sequence ATGCCACACTTAGCCAAAACTCTACTCTACCCAATTAAATCACTGGATGGCGTTGAAGTTGAGCAAGCCAAGATTCTCGCCAGTGGCGCGCTAGAGTATGACCGCGAGTTTGCCATTTTTGATGAACAGGGTAGGTTTGTCAATGGCAAGCGCGTCAGTAAAATCCATTTAATTAGATCACAGTTTGATATTTCTCATAGAACTATCTCCCTGCAAACTCCCAAGCAGAACTCACCACAAGTCTTTCATCTGGATGAAGAACAGCCAGAAATAGCGGCAAGCCTCAGTGATTTTTTGGGGTTTGCTGTGACATTAAAGCAAAATCCGCTCCTGGGTTTTCCCGACGATACCAACTCACCAGGGCCAACAGTAATTAGTACAGCGACTTTAACAGAGGTAGCTTCCTGGTTCCCTGGTGTAAATCTTGATCAAATGCGTCGCCGCATACGTGCCAACATCGAAATTGATGGTGTACCCGCATTTTGGGAAGATCAATTATTTAGTCAACAAGGCCATATAGTCTCCTTGCGAGTGGGAGATGTCAGCTTATTTGGGATCAACCCATGTCAGCGTTGTCTAGTTCCAACACGCAATCCTGATTCAGGAGAAGCTTACCCAAACTTTCAAAAAATATTTGTGCAGCAGCGACAAGCGACTTTACCCGATTGGGCAGACTCATCGTATTTTAATCATTTTTATCGCTTGAGTGTAAATACACAATTAACACCATCAGAGACGGGAAAAGTTTTGCAAATTGGTAGCAAAATCAACATAATTACCCTATAG
- a CDS encoding RNA-guided endonuclease TnpB family protein gives MLVLEYKIKGTKLQYQAINEAIRTTQFIRNKAIRYWMDTPREANINRVDLNNYSTALRQKFKFVEELNSMACQSATERAWLAIDRFYSNCQAKNPGKKGYPHFQKDNRSVEYKTSGWSLHPTKRRIKFTDKKEIVEVKLLGKWDIHTYPYKSIKRVRLIKKADGYYCQFAIKAEPLSESRKADGEVGLDVGLEFFYSDSHGHHEPNPRFLRKAEKSIKHAQRQIYKKEKGKHQRRKARQRYARKHLKVSRQRNEHAKRIARNVCKANALVVYVRVACAKRIDLRVKKMVKNHCLAKSINDVSWGLFRRWLEYFAVKFNTKAVAINPRMTSQKCSDCGTIVKKSLSTRTHKCNCGCELQRDVNAAKNILNLGKARVGQTQSNATGLATSTLLGETLVEQVARVKVESPCL, from the coding sequence TAAAGCTATTAGATACTGGATGGATACACCAAGAGAAGCCAATATTAATAGGGTGGATCTTAATAATTACTCAACAGCACTACGTCAAAAGTTTAAATTTGTAGAAGAATTAAATTCAATGGCTTGCCAATCGGCAACAGAAAGAGCATGGTTAGCTATTGATAGGTTTTACAGTAATTGCCAGGCTAAAAATCCAGGCAAAAAGGGATATCCCCACTTTCAGAAAGATAACCGTTCTGTTGAATATAAGACTTCTGGTTGGTCACTACACCCTACCAAAAGACGGATTAAATTTACTGATAAAAAAGAGATCGTTGAAGTAAAGTTGCTTGGTAAATGGGATATTCACACCTATCCATACAAGTCAATAAAACGGGTGAGGTTAATCAAAAAAGCCGATGGTTATTACTGCCAATTTGCCATTAAAGCCGAACCATTGAGTGAGTCTAGGAAGGCTGATGGTGAAGTAGGTTTAGACGTTGGTTTAGAGTTTTTCTACTCTGATTCTCATGGACACCATGAACCAAATCCCAGGTTTTTAAGAAAAGCCGAAAAATCTATTAAACACGCTCAACGTCAAATTTACAAAAAGGAGAAAGGTAAACATCAACGACGAAAGGCTAGGCAAAGATATGCTCGAAAACACTTAAAAGTAAGTAGACAACGGAATGAACACGCTAAGAGAATAGCGCGTAACGTATGCAAGGCTAACGCCTTAGTAGTCTATGTTCGCGTAGCGTGCGCGAAGCGCATAGATTTAAGAGTTAAGAAAATGGTAAAAAATCACTGTCTGGCTAAATCAATTAATGATGTTAGCTGGGGTTTGTTTCGTCGTTGGTTAGAATATTTTGCAGTCAAATTCAACACTAAAGCTGTTGCCATCAATCCTAGAATGACATCTCAAAAATGTAGTGATTGTGGCACAATAGTCAAAAAATCTCTTTCTACTCGTACCCATAAATGTAACTGCGGGTGTGAGCTTCAAAGAGATGTGAACGCTGCAAAAAATATTCTCAATCTTGGAAAAGCTAGGGTCGGGCAGACCCAAAGTAACGCTACTGGACTAGCAACCTCTACTCTACTTGGGGAAACCCTGGTTGAGCAAGTAGCTAGGGTGAAAGTAGAATCCCCATGTCTTTAG
- a CDS encoding ATP-binding protein, with protein MLSKHQSVKFFNGLIGKFYAKMQLRSVVIVPLVLQIGGLMGVAGYLSWQDGQQSLKKQAIPLENQICDRIVPNRNSYSSIFQEINHINRDAVKLDWLDSHLLVVMVREAEFIKKINPNFRLTILLSVAALFLATGMIILIRRWIIKPIVQLNILTKKITLGEWPQITAVEPCEELLELVTLFNSMVQQLQKSFMTLELQRVEIKVLNEELSASQTQLTQLQTTQQIAEQANYAKSQFIANMSHELRTPLNAILGFTQIMSYDNSLSSEHQKNLDIINRAGGHLLNLINDILELSKIEAGKTTLNISSFDLIRLLDSVEELFRFRAVSQGLKLIFEYTPDIPQYVQTDESKLRQVLLNLLENAFKFTKIGSITLRVSMENGGMACGSSSCQALIFEVTDTGSGISPQEIDLLFEAFEQTETGRKSQEGTGLGLAICRKYVQLMGGNIGVSSTPGMGSKFSFDIQIALDSVREIPSQQIQCQVVALAPKQQVYRILVVDDVLESRLVVVKLLSSIGFMVREAANGQEAIAQWREWQPHLIFMDMRMPIMDGYEATKIIKTSIIPRGIMHRYRKLSHRLALQTNTETRYRCFQSQELDSNDYSSSFYKSATLNAIPPGKQILAQPWIPQTDTVIIALTASAFEEDREKILSAGCDDFIRKPFTRELLLETISQHLGVKYIHHAEITQTVGVNPETQILANETEILQHLSQMSPVWLENIHHAAAICSDDLILELLQETPADKSQLFRFFRNLASEYQFEKIMELTGTKA; from the coding sequence ATGTTATCCAAACATCAGTCAGTCAAATTTTTTAACGGCTTAATTGGCAAATTTTATGCCAAGATGCAACTCAGATCGGTTGTGATTGTGCCATTAGTCTTGCAAATTGGTGGGTTAATGGGGGTTGCGGGCTACCTTTCATGGCAAGACGGACAGCAATCACTAAAAAAACAGGCTATTCCATTAGAAAACCAAATCTGCGATCGCATCGTACCAAACCGCAATAGCTACTCAAGCATTTTTCAGGAAATCAATCACATCAACAGGGACGCAGTTAAGCTAGACTGGCTCGATTCCCATCTGTTGGTGGTCATGGTTCGTGAAGCCGAATTTATCAAGAAAATTAATCCCAATTTCCGCCTGACCATCCTATTAAGTGTAGCTGCTTTATTCCTAGCTACAGGAATGATCATTTTGATTCGGCGCTGGATCATCAAACCAATTGTACAATTAAACATATTAACGAAAAAGATTACTTTAGGTGAATGGCCGCAGATCACCGCAGTTGAACCATGTGAAGAACTACTAGAACTAGTCACATTATTTAACAGCATGGTACAGCAATTACAAAAGTCTTTTATGACCTTGGAATTACAACGTGTTGAAATTAAAGTTTTAAATGAGGAGTTATCTGCAAGTCAAACCCAACTAACTCAACTACAAACTACTCAACAAATTGCCGAGCAAGCAAATTACGCTAAAAGCCAATTTATTGCCAACATGAGCCATGAACTGCGTACGCCACTCAACGCTATTCTTGGCTTTACTCAAATTATGAGCTATGACAATTCTCTATCCAGCGAACATCAAAAAAATTTAGACATTATCAATCGTGCTGGGGGACATCTCCTCAACTTAATTAACGATATTCTGGAATTATCAAAAATTGAAGCTGGTAAAACTACATTGAATATCAGCAGTTTTGATTTAATTCGCCTTTTGGACAGCGTAGAAGAATTATTCCGCTTTCGCGCTGTTTCTCAAGGACTAAAACTAATATTTGAATATACACCTGATATTCCGCAATATGTGCAAACTGACGAAAGTAAACTCCGTCAAGTTTTGCTCAACTTGTTAGAAAATGCCTTCAAGTTTACCAAAATTGGCAGTATAACCTTGCGCGTTTCCATGGAAAATGGGGGTATGGCTTGTGGCTCTTCCTCTTGCCAAGCTCTCATCTTCGAGGTCACAGATACTGGTTCTGGTATTTCCCCACAAGAAATTGACTTGCTTTTTGAAGCTTTTGAGCAAACCGAAACTGGGAGAAAATCTCAGGAAGGTACAGGACTTGGTTTGGCAATTTGCCGCAAATATGTACAATTAATGGGGGGTAATATTGGTGTTAGCAGTACTCCAGGGATGGGTAGTAAATTTAGTTTTGATATTCAAATCGCTCTAGATTCAGTCAGGGAAATACCCAGCCAGCAAATTCAATGCCAAGTAGTTGCTTTAGCCCCAAAACAGCAAGTATACCGAATATTAGTAGTTGATGATGTCTTAGAAAGTCGTCTAGTTGTAGTTAAACTACTGTCATCTATTGGCTTTATGGTAAGGGAAGCTGCCAACGGTCAAGAAGCGATCGCCCAATGGCGGGAATGGCAACCACACCTGATTTTTATGGATATGCGGATGCCGATTATGGATGGTTACGAAGCCACAAAAATAATTAAAACTAGCATTATACCTCGTGGAATCATGCACAGGTATAGAAAACTTTCCCACCGGTTGGCTTTGCAGACAAATACGGAAACCCGATACAGGTGCTTCCAAAGCCAAGAACTTGACAGTAATGACTATTCTTCAAGTTTTTACAAGTCTGCAACACTAAATGCTATTCCACCTGGAAAGCAAATACTAGCGCAGCCCTGGATTCCCCAGACTGATACAGTGATTATTGCTCTGACTGCTAGCGCCTTTGAGGAAGACCGCGAGAAAATTCTATCAGCTGGTTGTGATGATTTTATTCGCAAGCCATTTACACGAGAACTATTATTAGAAACAATCAGCCAACATCTAGGTGTAAAATATATCCACCATGCTGAAATTACCCAAACAGTAGGTGTGAATCCAGAAACACAGATATTAGCTAACGAAACTGAAATTTTGCAGCATTTGTCCCAAATGTCGCCTGTATGGTTGGAAAACATACATCATGCCGCAGCAATTTGTAGTGATGACTTGATTTTAGAATTACTCCAGGAAACCCCTGCGGATAAAAGTCAACTTTTTCGATTTTTCAGAAATTTAGCCAGCGAATATCAGTTTGAGAAAATTATGGAATTGACTGGAACCAAGGCATAA
- the lepB gene encoding signal peptidase I, which produces MPNQVSDNNSSQQPDNSWLAELARTVVLSIVLALGIRTFVAEARWIPSGSMEPTLNGTPNQWEADKIIVDKLKYRFSEPQRGDIVVFSPTQALQDEQYNDAFIKRIIALPGEKVELKDGQVYINNEPLQEIKYLNSQQRTAIDVCTSGAKQAYLAQPETIPPNSYLVLGDNRNSSYDSRCWGVVPRGNIIGRAVIRFWPLNNIGGLDKPPLYP; this is translated from the coding sequence ATGCCAAATCAAGTGTCTGATAACAACTCAAGTCAACAACCCGATAATTCCTGGCTCGCTGAACTAGCCAGAACAGTTGTATTAAGTATTGTGCTAGCTCTAGGCATTCGTACTTTTGTGGCTGAAGCTCGCTGGATTCCTTCTGGTTCTATGGAACCGACACTAAACGGGACTCCAAATCAGTGGGAGGCAGACAAAATCATTGTCGATAAATTGAAGTATAGGTTTTCTGAACCGCAGCGGGGAGATATTGTAGTCTTTTCGCCTACACAAGCGCTACAAGACGAACAATACAACGACGCATTTATTAAACGTATAATCGCCTTACCTGGAGAAAAAGTAGAACTCAAGGATGGCCAAGTCTACATCAACAATGAACCCCTTCAGGAAATCAAATACCTCAACTCCCAACAGCGTACAGCAATTGATGTTTGCACATCAGGAGCAAAACAAGCTTACTTGGCACAACCCGAAACTATACCCCCCAACTCATACTTAGTTTTAGGGGATAATCGCAACAGTAGTTACGATAGCCGCTGCTGGGGTGTTGTACCACGTGGAAATATTATCGGTCGTGCCGTCATCCGCTTTTGGCCTCTCAATAATATTGGTGGACTTGACAAGCCACCATTGTATCCTTGA
- a CDS encoding EAL domain-containing protein: MYYKRLDPDKKDILLIDDTPENLRVLSFILKTEGYNVRKALNWQMAMTACQIVLPDLILLDIMMPDVDGYEVCRRLKSSDITAEIPVIFLSSLDDIFDKVKAFKVGGVDYISKPFDFQEVLVRVQNQLVLRTAQVEILKLKNELEERVKQRTCELEKTLQILQKEIASRKQMQGELLKMVLHDSLTGLPNRFLFSQRLETSLNLSKQESNYQFAVLFLDCDRFKIVNDSLGHLVGDELLVAISQRLQICLKESDTLARLGGDEFGIILDKLPDINAAIQVSERILEKLSLSFKLSRYEVFINASIGINWGNKEYEKPEYLLRDADTAMYHAKALGRARYHVFDPIMYQEAIQLLDLENDLRRAVEQQEFVVYYQPIISLITGKVSGFEALVRWKHPVRGLIFPIEFIPIAEETGLINAIDKWVLRSACHQLRIWQDYPTIPKNLTISANLSARLFSQPNLIVEIDQIIQETKINSASLQLEITESVIMENTHTVKTVIQQLKDRKIKLIMDDFGTGYSSLSYLHNFPLNTLKIDKSFVKIMDKNPENMGLLPAIIGIAKSMGMTVVAEGVETREQLEKLRSLNCDFAQGYLFSRAMEPELVVDFLNADPQW; the protein is encoded by the coding sequence ATGTATTACAAGCGCTTAGACCCGGATAAAAAAGACATTTTGCTCATTGACGATACGCCAGAAAACCTGCGAGTTTTGTCCTTTATTCTCAAAACAGAAGGATATAACGTTCGCAAAGCCTTGAACTGGCAAATGGCGATGACTGCTTGTCAAATAGTGTTGCCGGATCTGATCTTACTCGATATTATGATGCCTGATGTAGATGGTTATGAAGTTTGCCGGCGATTAAAATCGTCCGATATTACAGCAGAAATTCCGGTAATTTTTCTGAGTAGTTTAGATGATATTTTCGACAAGGTAAAGGCTTTTAAAGTTGGGGGAGTAGATTATATTTCTAAACCATTTGACTTTCAAGAAGTTTTAGTACGTGTGCAGAATCAATTGGTATTAAGAACAGCACAAGTAGAAATATTAAAATTAAAGAACGAACTAGAAGAAAGAGTAAAACAGCGCACTTGTGAACTAGAAAAAACTCTCCAAATATTACAAAAAGAAATTGCCTCTCGCAAGCAGATGCAAGGTGAATTGCTTAAAATGGTATTACATGATTCACTTACTGGTTTACCAAATAGATTTTTGTTTAGTCAGCGACTAGAAACATCTTTAAATCTGTCCAAGCAAGAATCAAATTATCAGTTTGCTGTATTGTTTTTGGATTGCGATCGCTTTAAAATTGTCAATGATTCTCTAGGGCATTTAGTAGGAGATGAATTACTAGTTGCCATTTCTCAACGTCTACAAATCTGTCTAAAAGAATCTGATACTCTAGCACGATTAGGCGGCGATGAATTTGGGATTATCTTAGATAAATTACCAGATATCAATGCCGCCATCCAAGTATCTGAGCGCATTTTAGAAAAATTATCACTTAGTTTTAAACTTTCCAGATATGAAGTTTTTATCAATGCTAGTATTGGCATTAATTGGGGTAATAAAGAATATGAAAAGCCAGAATATTTACTGCGGGATGCTGACACAGCAATGTATCATGCCAAAGCTTTAGGAAGAGCTAGGTATCATGTTTTTGATCCAATTATGTATCAGGAAGCAATTCAGCTTTTAGATTTAGAAAATGACCTGCGTCGAGCTGTAGAACAGCAAGAATTTGTGGTCTACTATCAGCCAATTATTTCTTTAATCACAGGCAAAGTTTCTGGATTTGAAGCACTTGTACGCTGGAAGCATCCAGTTCGTGGTCTAATTTTTCCCATAGAATTTATTCCCATAGCGGAAGAAACAGGTTTGATTAATGCTATCGATAAATGGGTTTTGCGGTCAGCTTGTCATCAACTACGTATTTGGCAAGATTACCCAACAATACCCAAGAACTTAACTATTAGTGCTAATTTGAGTGCGCGGTTATTTTCTCAACCTAACCTAATAGTTGAAATTGACCAAATTATTCAGGAAACAAAAATAAATTCAGCTAGTTTACAACTAGAAATAACCGAAAGTGTAATTATGGAAAATACTCATACGGTAAAAACAGTTATTCAGCAGCTAAAAGACCGAAAGATTAAATTAATTATGGATGATTTTGGTACAGGTTATTCATCTTTAAGTTATCTACATAATTTTCCTTTAAATACCCTAAAAATTGACAAATCTTTTGTCAAAATCATGGATAAAAATCCCGAAAATATGGGACTATTACCAGCTATAATTGGTATTGCTAAATCAATGGGTATGACTGTGGTTGCCGAAGGAGTTGAAACCAGAGAACAATTAGAAAAACTGCGAAGTTTAAATTGTGATTTTGCTCAAGGATATCTATTTTCTAGAGCTATGGAACCAGAATTAGTCGTCGATTTTCTCAATGCAGATCCTCAATGGTAA